One part of the Bacillus sp. FJAT-27916 genome encodes these proteins:
- a CDS encoding ArsR/SmtB family transcription factor, with the protein MKYEMIIETAEQLHALSHPLRQRILNVLTSRELSNKQIADELGESAPKVHFHVKELLNAGIIQLTKEEVKGSIIEKKYMAAARSFRLSPALELSKADQHMLYESTFHATYQDLLESIDYYEGVIPFAQIFQQQAWLNKEEIDLINEHFASINEIVEASRTNDEKDEATSLYSLSYFFHLASQRKSTSDGHEK; encoded by the coding sequence ATGAAATACGAAATGATTATCGAAACAGCAGAGCAGCTACATGCACTATCACATCCATTAAGGCAGCGCATTCTGAATGTTTTAACATCTAGAGAGCTAAGTAATAAACAAATTGCCGATGAGCTAGGTGAATCGGCACCAAAAGTACATTTTCATGTAAAAGAGCTTTTAAATGCCGGAATTATTCAACTTACAAAGGAAGAAGTTAAGGGTTCGATAATCGAGAAAAAATATATGGCAGCAGCACGTTCTTTTCGATTATCACCTGCTTTAGAATTATCTAAAGCAGATCAACATATGCTCTATGAATCTACTTTTCATGCAACGTATCAAGATCTCCTTGAAAGTATTGATTATTATGAGGGTGTCATTCCTTTTGCGCAAATCTTCCAGCAACAGGCTTGGTTGAATAAAGAAGAAATAGATTTAATCAATGAACATTTTGCTTCAATCAATGAAATTGTAGAGGCATCACGAACGAATGATGAAAAGGATGAGGCTACTTCGCTTTATTCACTTAGTTACTTTTTTCATCTAGCGTCTCAAAGGAAATCTACTTCTGATGGTCATGAAAAATGA
- a CDS encoding ATP-binding protein: MKRLVIITVGKTHSGKTTFAKALEKQLNNSFVMDQDNNAEFINSYYKILQPKRGPNTLKHSISKLIVDYAKENTHLHFIISNSNRSRSGRLFLLEELFNTDEFVRILVHFDIPDEVLEERITLSKRSTNIFRGAYSNFKDVLVKQQVESLKEDIVDPVEGEADHLFVIKNNEEVNQVIQNIVQIANLHKLSL; encoded by the coding sequence ATGAAAAGGTTAGTAATTATAACAGTGGGTAAAACCCACTCTGGCAAAACTACATTTGCGAAGGCATTAGAGAAACAGCTAAATAACTCTTTTGTAATGGACCAAGATAACAACGCTGAATTTATTAATTCTTACTATAAGATCTTACAACCAAAACGAGGACCTAATACTCTTAAGCACTCTATTTCAAAATTAATTGTCGATTATGCCAAAGAAAATACTCATCTTCACTTTATTATTAGCAACTCAAATAGAAGTCGAAGTGGACGATTGTTTTTACTTGAAGAATTGTTTAATACAGATGAGTTTGTTCGCATTTTGGTTCATTTTGATATTCCTGATGAAGTTCTTGAGGAACGAATAACTCTAAGCAAAAGAAGTACAAATATATTTAGGGGTGCGTATTCAAACTTTAAGGATGTACTTGTTAAACAACAGGTAGAATCTTTAAAAGAAGATATTGTAGACCCAGTAGAAGGTGAAGCAGATCATTTATTTGTAATTAAAAATAACGAGGAAGTTAATCAAGTTATTCAAAATATAGTTCAAATTGCTAACTTACATAAATTAAGTTTGTGA
- a CDS encoding DinB family protein, with the protein MILDLKGEHKMEPVIGMLYAMVDENYKRLKSIVAGMSQEELDYKGPNQKYNSTAQLLKHLSYVDLSWVFRIKGEMIPKEYEEKLGPMLDENGQLPLIKGISLEVIINQYDDVVNMIRNLCYQLTDKQLNHIVNYENGNQATIQWGIWHIADHSRYHQAHINQLRKWYSLKLVW; encoded by the coding sequence ATGATTTTAGACTTAAAAGGCGAACATAAAATGGAACCAGTTATAGGAATGCTTTACGCAATGGTAGATGAAAATTATAAACGGTTAAAATCCATTGTTGCTGGTATGTCGCAAGAAGAATTAGATTACAAGGGTCCTAATCAGAAATACAACAGCACAGCCCAATTGCTAAAGCATTTATCTTATGTTGACCTAAGCTGGGTATTTAGAATAAAGGGAGAAATGATACCCAAAGAATATGAAGAAAAATTGGGTCCAATGTTAGATGAAAATGGCCAATTACCGTTAATCAAAGGCATTTCTTTGGAGGTAATCATTAATCAATATGATGATGTTGTAAATATGATTAGGAATTTATGTTATCAGCTAACAGATAAACAATTAAATCATATAGTTAATTATGAAAATGGAAACCAAGCAACAATCCAATGGGGGATTTGGCATATAGCCGATCATAGTAGATATCACCAAGCTCATATCAATCAACTGCGTAAATGGTATAGCCTTAAATTAGTGTGGTGA
- a CDS encoding MFS transporter, protein MNILKNSLLLNKNFSLFFFGQSLSTVGDGFKQMAIIYLIFEMGGGGMEVALSQFCLMVPRILVLLWGGVVVDRLNAKTVIWTTDLFRFIITAILVVCMMIDSLTFPFLYFLLSLSGVISGFFYPAFSSIVPSIVEEKDLERANAGVQSISQIAMFIGPPLAGLLIAYSGVTIVFIANALSYLIASLTGMFIKINKQTLPKMKKSTILKDVSEGFQQVWSVKWLRTLLLVDLIGGLAVVGPLQVILPVYSKESLGLGSSQVGIVMAAFGIGSLIGMVIVSKVKRKYKTIRSYYFLEIFQGAVLFLIAIPSLWVVLTILCIVGILNGISGVIMTTQIQAHVPMNKLGRTMSIVALASFGAVPISQLFSGWITEHAPLAVGFILASILLSISGLFGVVVTKKQGKVTFQTPAGTSDSK, encoded by the coding sequence ATGAACATTTTAAAGAATTCCTTGCTTTTAAACAAAAACTTTTCCTTGTTTTTCTTCGGGCAATCGTTATCAACAGTTGGTGATGGATTTAAACAGATGGCGATTATTTATCTGATATTTGAAATGGGCGGCGGGGGAATGGAAGTAGCCCTGTCTCAGTTTTGTTTAATGGTACCCCGGATTCTTGTTTTATTATGGGGTGGAGTAGTGGTTGATCGTTTAAACGCTAAAACCGTTATCTGGACGACAGATTTATTTCGGTTTATCATAACGGCAATATTAGTCGTATGTATGATGATCGATTCCTTAACTTTTCCATTTCTCTATTTCTTGCTTTCTTTATCAGGAGTGATAAGCGGATTTTTTTACCCGGCCTTCAGTTCAATTGTCCCTTCAATTGTGGAAGAGAAGGATTTGGAAAGAGCGAATGCTGGGGTGCAGTCAATCTCGCAGATAGCTATGTTTATAGGTCCACCTCTAGCCGGTCTGTTAATCGCGTATTCAGGTGTCACTATTGTCTTCATTGCCAATGCGCTATCCTATCTTATAGCTTCGTTGACAGGCATGTTTATAAAAATTAATAAACAAACACTTCCTAAAATGAAGAAGTCAACCATTCTTAAAGATGTTTCAGAAGGGTTTCAGCAGGTGTGGAGCGTTAAATGGCTTAGAACCTTATTATTAGTTGATTTAATAGGGGGGCTAGCAGTTGTCGGACCCTTGCAGGTTATATTACCCGTCTATTCAAAGGAGAGTTTAGGTCTAGGCAGCTCTCAGGTGGGAATCGTTATGGCGGCTTTCGGTATAGGATCCCTTATAGGAATGGTCATTGTTTCAAAAGTAAAAAGGAAATATAAGACCATTCGTTCCTATTATTTTCTTGAAATATTTCAAGGTGCTGTCTTATTTCTAATCGCTATTCCTTCTCTTTGGGTAGTGTTAACTATCTTATGTATCGTAGGTATATTAAATGGTATCTCAGGTGTCATCATGACTACACAAATACAAGCTCATGTTCCAATGAATAAGCTCGGCAGGACAATGAGTATAGTTGCGCTCGCATCTTTTGGGGCAGTGCCTATCTCTCAGTTGTTTTCAGGTTGGATTACCGAACATGCACCATTAGCAGTTGGGTTTATTCTAGCATCGATCTTATTATCCATAAGCGGCTTATTTGGAGTGGTTGTTACAAAGAAACAGGGAAAAGTAACATTTCAAACACCCGCCGGTACGAGTGATTCTAAATGA
- a CDS encoding ABC transporter permease, protein MIRLIISRILNRKIISLIMVIAFLSIFFLIPLGSQYTLQSQVSVKNTLEKHGRGSYDILLRPSDSRTEIEKTIGIVEENYVGDGKGGISISEWEEIKDNPDIEVAAPVASLGYFTGRQASIILPPLEHPARFKWQFYTSDGLNKYPLGEKQILTYFDNSKPDNLEYVWYPQGQDMLAGKSMYVVLPPSYHLLTAIDPESEKQLTGIDFSDLYADLDDPKFSLFSQMRQNYNNPPVIKVLQRSEIDNQIHMELSVEKLDVSLADYKKKLGLTDEQILLNAYEKKDELGKVVEELNKEPGSDRKDFDFDLSIFQRPFESVAMKIRDDFKVETSNGSMYSFNTSQYYTAQKIDYKFKGEQIQVEKVQEGNPPSYKEVVQKGAGLEESDEVPFMILQTGEFTASEKKGQLASSPLGIYSTSTTTTSKGESLTPTSVPGSFVPAPSSGVTTLDSAELVKGDKPIDAIRIRIDEITKYDASAQAKIENVAKDLLEAGYEVDIVAGSSFKEQQLEVEGIGQVTEPWTTLGVAQAIETSWNKTINVALSLFFLFGLSWLMARLVFEKNILKAENQTLFLIGWSPKKILQRNYSEQVILQSLAFLTAFILLFFVFEKSYAFLYAMGLFLFSLVITYGVLAREEKSRVRLEAYKNFSSIRHYLSIIAPTMLTLFTSTFLLIVQMAIIGETISEMDNTTMGQFINNQTLTIQMTIVAMTIILTVVSMIEGVHSLILKRKDEFNMYHTIGWTKSTILKHFLKEVLLWVMIAIFAGVIGGYSLLVILKVPLLWCMIGLLFSLINIIIPILTVVLAKKYEND, encoded by the coding sequence ATGATTAGACTCATCATCAGCCGAATACTAAACAGGAAAATCATTTCGCTCATCATGGTTATTGCCTTTTTGAGCATATTCTTCCTCATTCCGCTTGGTTCCCAGTACACCCTTCAGTCACAAGTTTCAGTAAAAAATACACTAGAAAAGCACGGCAGAGGAAGCTATGACATTTTGCTGCGACCATCTGACTCACGAACCGAGATTGAAAAGACAATCGGGATTGTGGAAGAAAATTATGTTGGAGACGGCAAAGGTGGAATCTCCATATCCGAATGGGAGGAAATCAAGGATAATCCTGATATTGAAGTGGCCGCCCCTGTTGCCTCTCTTGGATACTTCACCGGAAGGCAAGCGTCCATTATATTGCCTCCTTTGGAACATCCAGCTCGATTCAAATGGCAATTCTACACATCGGATGGGCTAAATAAATACCCATTAGGAGAGAAACAAATCCTAACCTATTTCGATAATTCCAAGCCAGATAACCTCGAATATGTCTGGTATCCACAAGGACAGGATATGTTGGCGGGCAAAAGCATGTATGTTGTCCTGCCCCCTAGCTATCATTTATTGACAGCTATTGACCCAGAAAGCGAGAAACAATTAACCGGGATAGATTTTTCAGATTTATATGCTGACCTAGATGACCCTAAATTTTCTTTGTTCAGCCAAATGAGACAGAATTACAATAATCCACCTGTTATCAAGGTTTTACAGAGAAGTGAAATTGACAATCAAATTCATATGGAACTTTCGGTAGAGAAATTGGATGTTAGCCTTGCAGATTATAAGAAAAAACTAGGCTTAACGGATGAGCAGATACTATTGAATGCGTATGAAAAAAAAGATGAATTGGGGAAGGTCGTAGAAGAGTTAAATAAGGAGCCTGGTTCAGACAGAAAGGATTTTGACTTTGACCTTTCTATATTCCAAAGACCTTTTGAGAGTGTAGCCATGAAGATTAGAGATGATTTTAAGGTGGAGACGTCCAATGGGTCTATGTATAGCTTTAACACCTCTCAATACTATACAGCCCAGAAAATTGATTACAAGTTCAAAGGCGAACAAATTCAGGTTGAAAAGGTTCAAGAAGGGAATCCCCCTTCCTATAAAGAAGTGGTACAAAAAGGGGCTGGTCTAGAAGAATCTGATGAAGTTCCATTCATGATCTTGCAAACGGGTGAATTCACGGCAAGCGAGAAGAAAGGACAATTAGCTTCCAGTCCTTTGGGTATTTATTCAACTAGCACGACGACCACATCCAAGGGAGAGTCATTGACTCCGACATCAGTCCCAGGCAGCTTTGTTCCTGCACCTAGCAGCGGAGTCACAACATTGGATTCTGCTGAACTCGTTAAGGGAGATAAACCAATTGACGCCATTCGGATTCGTATTGATGAAATCACGAAATATGATGCCTCCGCACAAGCAAAAATAGAGAATGTAGCGAAAGATTTGTTGGAGGCAGGCTATGAAGTGGATATTGTCGCAGGTTCATCATTCAAGGAGCAACAATTGGAGGTTGAAGGTATCGGACAAGTGACAGAGCCGTGGACAACCCTGGGTGTAGCTCAAGCAATAGAAACCAGTTGGAATAAGACCATTAATGTCGCCTTATCACTATTCTTTCTATTTGGCCTATCTTGGCTGATGGCTCGTTTAGTCTTTGAAAAAAATATTTTAAAGGCAGAGAACCAAACATTGTTCCTCATAGGTTGGTCTCCAAAGAAAATACTCCAACGGAACTATTCAGAGCAAGTAATTTTGCAAAGTCTTGCTTTCTTAACAGCTTTTATATTGTTGTTCTTCGTTTTTGAAAAAAGCTATGCGTTTCTATACGCAATGGGACTCTTCCTGTTTTCGTTAGTCATCACATATGGAGTGTTGGCAAGAGAGGAGAAATCTCGAGTACGATTGGAAGCGTATAAAAACTTTTCAAGCATTAGGCATTATCTATCCATCATTGCACCGACCATGTTGACCTTATTTACTTCTACTTTCCTCTTAATTGTACAGATGGCTATCATCGGGGAAACAATATCTGAAATGGATAACACGACCATGGGCCAATTCATCAACAATCAAACATTGACCATACAAATGACTATCGTTGCTATGACCATTATATTAACCGTTGTGAGTATGATAGAAGGTGTTCATTCATTGATTTTAAAAAGAAAAGATGAATTCAATATGTATCACACGATTGGGTGGACTAAATCCACTATTTTAAAACATTTCTTAAAGGAAGTATTACTGTGGGTCATGATAGCAATCTTTGCTGGTGTAATTGGCGGATATTCACTACTCGTTATACTAAAAGTACCGTTACTCTGGTGTATGATTGGGCTACTGTTTTCATTGATTAATATCATCATTCCAATCTTAACGGTGGTGCTAGCGAAAAAGTATGAAAATGACTGA